The nucleotide sequence GCTAAGAAATAAGCAAAGTTTAGTAGACAATATTGACGAATGTACGTTTCAGATAGACGATTCGATGAGAATGAGAAAAATTTTCTCAAAATGTTGTAAAATGTGAAAAAAATATTTGGCAATCTTGCGCTTTTGTTGTAAAATAAGAGATATACAAGTTAGCCAGTTTCAAGGTGAGGAGAGATAACTGTGATTGAAAAGGTTTATGAGAAAATTGAAAATAACGCGAATTTCCGCAAGTTCATGAAAACGTCCTTGGTTGCACCGAGAAACGACGAACACGTGATGGAAATCATCATCGCTTGCTCCAAATTGGCAGGTATGCCGCTTACGAAAGAAGAATTCTTGGCATATCAGCGCGCAGGCATGGAAAAAATCACGCAGCAACCGGGTTACTTGGACGCAGAATAATCTTTATTTATAATGCCGTGTAATGGACAGTGAAGTCTTGGCAACAGGATTTTACTGTCCATTTTTATATATTCGAACAGAGGAATGATACATATGAAAATTACGATCGCTTATTACAGCAAAGGCGGCAGAACAAAAGCGATGGCAGAAAAGATCGCAGAGGGTGTGCGCTCGGTCGACGGTATGGAAGTCGGCGTGTTCGCTATCGACGAGATCGATCTCGATTTCCTCGCTGAAAGTGATGCTTTTATTTTGGGAACGCCCGTCTATTATGCGAGCAGTGTCTGGCAGATCAAAAAGTGGTTCGATGAATCGCGTAATATCTCGCTTGCAGGCAAGCTCGGTGCGGTGTTTGCAACGGCAGACTATTGTCAGGGCGGTGCCTCGAATGCACTGACGATGCTCTTGACGCATATGATGGTCAAGGGCATGATCGTCTACTCGGGCGGCGGTGCATACGGC is from Selenomonadales bacterium and encodes:
- a CDS encoding NAD(P)H-dependent oxidoreductase, whose amino-acid sequence is MKITIAYYSKGGRTKAMAEKIAEGVRSVDGMEVGVFAIDEIDLDFLAESDAFILGTPVYYASSVWQIKKWFDESRNISLAGKLGAVFATADYCQGGASNALTMLLTHMMVKGMIVYSGGGAYG